A single window of Danio rerio strain Tuebingen ecotype United States chromosome 15, GRCz12tu, whole genome shotgun sequence DNA harbors:
- the si:dkey-77f5.3 gene encoding uncharacterized protein LOC326903 (The RefSeq protein has 4 substitutions compared to this genomic sequence), with the protein MTKVTKLHSEDIRAMRSAGKSTQEINRYLKSVGVNTTLSTIRRHYRERIIHKRNPRKMKQDIVAAIDQMMSQNQKTTVSSVKKHIWRDNGVSVSERSIRRIKQKLGWRYKKNLLRPTIADTDKEARLQLAQKWIDEKEMFHDVIFSDEITLTLDHFSSVCKTERREFEPKRKRCVKVHVWAAISRLGPGPIVIFDRILDRTFFEDTIIRETAAPYIRENFGVHHRFIQDNDPKHTAAGKVIAAEDINWVKTPAESPDLNPIEMVWHELKEYLRIEAQPTIKTELTAAIHKFWFEELTEAKCNKYINRLLEVLPAVVKNQGGYTGM; encoded by the exons ATGACCAAAGTCACCAAGCTTCATTCCGAAGACATCAGGGCCATGAGGTCTGCGGGGAAGTCCACTCAGGAAATAAATCGCTATCTGAAGTCTGTCGGCGTAAACACCACGCTCAGCACCATCAGAAGACATTACAGAGAACGCATCATTCACAAACGCAACCCTCGCAAAATGAAGCA GGACATTGTCGCAGCCATAGACCAAATGATGAGCCAAAACCAAAAAACAACGGTAAGCTCGGTGAAAAAACATATCTGGCGTGACAATGGAGTGAGCGTCAGTGAGCGAAGCATCCGCAGAATCAAGCAAAAACTTGGTTGGAGATACAAGAAAAACCTACTTCGTCCAACGATCGCAGACACAGATAAAGAAGCACGTCTCCAACTAGCTCAGAAATGGATCGACGAAAAGGAAATGTTTCACGACGTCATTTTCTCAGATGAAACTACGCTGACTTTGGATCACTTTTCCTCCGTTTGTAAAACAGAAAGACGAGAGTTCGAGCCCAAGAGGAAGCGTTGCGTGAAAGTTCATGTCTGGGCAGCCATTTCCAGACTCGGACCAGGACCAATCGTCATCTTTGACGGGATATTGGACAGGACTTTCTTTGAAGACACGATCATAAGAGAAACCGCAGCACCGTACATCAGGGAAAACTTTGGTGTTTATCACCGATTTATCCAGGATAACGACCCCAAACACACGGCTGCAGGAAAGGTGATCGCCGCAGAGGAAATTAACTGGGTGAAGACCCCAGCAGAGTCCCCTGATCTAAACCCGATTGAGATGGTGTGGCATGAGCTGAAGGAGTACCTCCGGATAGAAGCTCAACCGACCATCAAGACTGAGTTAACGGCTGCCATTCACAAGTTCTGGTTTGAGGAACTGACTGAAGCCAAATGCAACAAGTACATTAATCGGCTGCTTGAGGTTCTTCCAGCCGTGGTCAAGAATCAGGGAGGATACACGGGGATGTAG
- the si:dkey-77f5.3 gene encoding uncharacterized protein isoform X1, with product MTKVTKLHSEDIRAMRSAGKSTQEINRYLKSVGVNTTLSTIRRHYRERIIHKRNPRKMKQDIVAAIDQMMSQNQKTTVSSVKKHIWRDNGVSVSERSIRRIKQKLGWRYKKNLLRPTIADTDKEARLQLAQKWIDEKEMFHDVIFSDETTLTLDHFSSVCKTERREFEPKRKRCVKVHVWAAISRLGPGPIVIFDGILDRTFFEDTIIRETAAPYIRENFGVYHRFIQDNDPKHTAAGKVIAAEEINWVKTPAESPDLNPIEMVWHELKEYLRIEAQPTIKTELTAAIHKFWFEELTEAKCNKYINRLLEVLPAVVKNQGGYTGM from the exons ATGACCAAAGTCACCAAGCTTCATTCCGAAGACATCAGGGCCATGAGGTCTGCGGGGAAGTCCACTCAGGAAATAAATCGCTATCTGAAGTCTGTCGGCGTAAACACCACGCTCAGCACCATCAGAAGACATTACAGAGAACGCATCATTCACAAACGCAACCCTCGCAAAATGAAGCA GGACATTGTCGCAGCCATAGACCAAATGATGAGCCAAAACCAAAAAACAACGGTAAGCTCGGTGAAAAAACATATCTGGCGTGACAATGGAGTGAGCGTCAGTGAGCGAAGCATCCGCAGAATCAAGCAAAAACTTGGTTGGAGATACAAGAAAAACCTACTTCGTCCAACGATCGCAGACACAGATAAAGAAGCACGTCTCCAACTAGCTCAGAAATGGATCGACGAAAAGGAAATGTTTCACGACGTCATTTTCTCAGATGAAACTACGCTGACTTTGGATCACTTTTCCTCCGTTTGTAAAACAGAAAGACGAGAGTTCGAGCCCAAGAGGAAGCGTTGCGTGAAAGTTCATGTCTGGGCAGCCATTTCCAGACTCGGACCAGGACCAATCGTCATCTTTGACGGGATATTGGACAGGACTTTCTTTGAAGACACGATCATAAGAGAAACCGCAGCACCGTACATCAGGGAAAACTTTGGTGTTTATCACCGATTTATCCAGGATAACGACCCCAAACACACGGCTGCAGGAAAGGTGATCGCCGCAGAGGAAATTAACTGGGTGAAGACCCCAGCAGAGTCCCCTGATCTAAACCCGATTGAGATGGTGTGGCATGAGCTGAAGGAGTACCTCCGGATAGAAGCTCAACCGACCATCAAGACTGAGTTAACGGCTGCCATTCACAAGTTCTGGTTTGAGGAACTGACTGAAGCCAAATGCAACAAGTACATTAATCGGCTGCTTGAGGTTCTTCCAGCCGTGGTCAAGAATCAGGGAGGATACACGGGGATGTAG
- the aadac gene encoding arylacetamide deacetylase isoform X1, translating to MMRSKGVFVLVLLGALTAYHVYSPIPSDIEERWKLMVTDSFFKSLSQLAELSEQVGLLDYMRVMMFITIAERVVPVSDDRVQVAEENFDGVEVIVYQPNQLEQTGELRRAIIYLHGGGWCLGSSRMGPYDLLARHMVKELNAVIVAVEYRLAPAYHFPVQFEDVHRVVKYFLQNDVLKRYNINPERIAVSGDSAGGNLAAAVAQQLRKDPEQHIQLKAQALIYPVLQALDLKTPSYQQNQHMPILPRTLMVRFWSEYFTSDKSFLRAMMANTHNNHESAALLKFVNWSSYLPDSYRQTYNYSAPPVLTGKGPVRSIGAHHLLADPRASPLLVPDTALRFLPKAYVLTCEYDVLRDDGLMYVTRLRNAGVDVTHEHYPSGFHGALMFTVWPTDFEIGHRMTNNYITWLKQNL from the exons atgatgAGGTCCAAAGGAGTGTTTGTTCTTGTGCTGCTGGGCGCGTTGACAGCTTATCACGTTTATTCACCAATCCCGAGTGACATTGAGGAGAGATGGAAACTAATGGTCACAGACTCCTTCTTCAAAAGTTTGAGCCAGCTG GCAGAACTCAGCGAGCAGGTGGGACTTCTGGACTACATGAGAGTCATGATGTTCATCACCATTGCGGAGCGAGTCGTACCTGTGTCGGATGACCGGGTGCAGGTAGCCGAGGAGAATTTCGATGGGGTCGAGGTGATTGTGTATCAACCCAATCAGCTGGAACAAACAGGAGAGCTAAGAAGAGCCATCATTTACTTGCATGGAGGCGGATGGTGTCTCGGCAGCTCTC GTATGGGCCCATATGATCTCCTAGCCAGGCACATGGTTAAAGAGCTCAATGCTGTCATTGTAGCTGTAGA GTATCGTCTTGCCCCAGCTTATCATTTTCCTGTGCAGTTTGAGGATGTTCACCGTGTGGTGAAGTATTTCCTCCAGAATGATGTTCTGAAGAGATACAATATCAACCCAGAGCGGATTGCTGTGTCTGGAGACAGTGCTGGAGGCAACCTTGCAGCTGCAGTAGCTCAGCAG TTGCGGAAGGACCCCGAACAGCACATCCAGCTAAAGGCCCAGGCTCTAATCTACCCCGTCCTGCAAGCCTTGGATCTGAAGACTCCCTCCTACCAGCAGAACCAGCACATGCCAATTCTGCCCCGCACGCTGATGGTCCGCTTCTGGAGCGAGTACTTCACCAGCGACAAGTCCTTTTTGAGAGCCATGAtggcaaacacacacaacaaccaCGAGTCTGCAGCTCTGCTTAAGTTTGTCAATTGGAGTTCATACTTGCCTGATTCCTATCGCCAGACATACAATTACAGCGCTCCACCTGTCCTCACTGGAAAAGGTCCTGTACGCTCTATCGGTGCGCACCACTTGCTTGCAGATCCACGTGCGTCTCCATTGCTGGTGCCTGATACAGCGCTGCGCTTCCTGCCTAAAGCGTACGTGTTGACCTGCGAGTATGACGTCCTGCGGGACGATGGTTTGATGTACGTCACACGTTTGCGCAATGCTGGAGTGGACGTCACGCATGAACATTACCCCAGTGGATTCCACGGTGCATTGATGTTCACCGTGTGGCCCACAGACTTTGAGATCGGACACCGCATGACGAACAACTATATAACATGGCTTAAGCAAAATCTATAA
- the aadac gene encoding arylacetamide deacetylase isoform X2, with protein MRVMMFITIAERVVPVSDDRVQVAEENFDGVEVIVYQPNQLEQTGELRRAIIYLHGGGWCLGSSRMGPYDLLARHMVKELNAVIVAVEYRLAPAYHFPVQFEDVHRVVKYFLQNDVLKRYNINPERIAVSGDSAGGNLAAAVAQQLRKDPEQHIQLKAQALIYPVLQALDLKTPSYQQNQHMPILPRTLMVRFWSEYFTSDKSFLRAMMANTHNNHESAALLKFVNWSSYLPDSYRQTYNYSAPPVLTGKGPVRSIGAHHLLADPRASPLLVPDTALRFLPKAYVLTCEYDVLRDDGLMYVTRLRNAGVDVTHEHYPSGFHGALMFTVWPTDFEIGHRMTNNYITWLKQNL; from the exons ATGAGAGTCATGATGTTCATCACCATTGCGGAGCGAGTCGTACCTGTGTCGGATGACCGGGTGCAGGTAGCCGAGGAGAATTTCGATGGGGTCGAGGTGATTGTGTATCAACCCAATCAGCTGGAACAAACAGGAGAGCTAAGAAGAGCCATCATTTACTTGCATGGAGGCGGATGGTGTCTCGGCAGCTCTC GTATGGGCCCATATGATCTCCTAGCCAGGCACATGGTTAAAGAGCTCAATGCTGTCATTGTAGCTGTAGA GTATCGTCTTGCCCCAGCTTATCATTTTCCTGTGCAGTTTGAGGATGTTCACCGTGTGGTGAAGTATTTCCTCCAGAATGATGTTCTGAAGAGATACAATATCAACCCAGAGCGGATTGCTGTGTCTGGAGACAGTGCTGGAGGCAACCTTGCAGCTGCAGTAGCTCAGCAG TTGCGGAAGGACCCCGAACAGCACATCCAGCTAAAGGCCCAGGCTCTAATCTACCCCGTCCTGCAAGCCTTGGATCTGAAGACTCCCTCCTACCAGCAGAACCAGCACATGCCAATTCTGCCCCGCACGCTGATGGTCCGCTTCTGGAGCGAGTACTTCACCAGCGACAAGTCCTTTTTGAGAGCCATGAtggcaaacacacacaacaaccaCGAGTCTGCAGCTCTGCTTAAGTTTGTCAATTGGAGTTCATACTTGCCTGATTCCTATCGCCAGACATACAATTACAGCGCTCCACCTGTCCTCACTGGAAAAGGTCCTGTACGCTCTATCGGTGCGCACCACTTGCTTGCAGATCCACGTGCGTCTCCATTGCTGGTGCCTGATACAGCGCTGCGCTTCCTGCCTAAAGCGTACGTGTTGACCTGCGAGTATGACGTCCTGCGGGACGATGGTTTGATGTACGTCACACGTTTGCGCAATGCTGGAGTGGACGTCACGCATGAACATTACCCCAGTGGATTCCACGGTGCATTGATGTTCACCGTGTGGCCCACAGACTTTGAGATCGGACACCGCATGACGAACAACTATATAACATGGCTTAAGCAAAATCTATAA